In the Quercus lobata isolate SW786 chromosome 5, ValleyOak3.0 Primary Assembly, whole genome shotgun sequence genome, one interval contains:
- the LOC115989399 gene encoding phospholipase A I has translation MSWGLGWKRPSEIFHLALSYGNEEPVESPGRVSSSSSASSSSTMGPASRSSSASSIVAQDQELGFRIELEWSAGDDEEQVALRLQSQLMVALPMPQDTVEVVLKAEDENVAVEMTVVKRREPLRVVTMTKVAGSGQQSDGTGVLTRLLRANLPPPMPNEGGVSECGDHWRTVTVLSLGACGLSALPVELTQLPHLEKLYLDNNKLTVLPPELGELKSLTVLRVDSNMLVSVPVELRQCVELEELSLEHNKLVRPLLDFRAMAELRVLRLFGNPLEFLPEILPLHKLRHLSLANIRIVADENLRSVNVQIEMENNSYFVASRHKLSAFFSLIFRFSSCHHPLLASALAKIMQDQGNRVVVGKDENAVRQLISMINSDNRHVVEQACSALSSLSADVSVAMQLMKADIMQPIELVLKSSGQEEVISVLQVVVKLAFASDTVAQKMLTKDVLKSLKMLCAHKNHEVQRLALLAFGNLAFCLENRRILVTSESLRELLLRLTVAPEPRVNKAAARALAILGENENLRRAIRGRPVAKQGLRILSMDGGGMKGLATVQILKEIEKGTGKRIHEMFDLICGTSTGGMLAVALGIKLMTLEQCEEIYKNLGKLVFAESVPKDNEAATWREKLDQLYKSSSQSFRVVVHGSKHSADQFQRLLQEMCADEDGDLLIESAVKSIPKVFVVSTLVSVMPAQPFVFRNYQYPAGTPEVPLPMSESSGISVQGSPTIGSEVGYKRSAFIGSCKHEVWQAIRASSAAPYYLDDYSDDVHRWQDGAIVANNPTVFAIREAQLLWPDTRIDCLVSIGCGSVPTKVRKGGWRYLDTGQVLIESACSVDRVEEALSTLLPMLPEIQYFRFNPVDERCDMELDETDPAVWLKLEASVQEYIQNNSHAFKNVCERLLVPYQNDEKWSENIRIQHYPKSKGSSSDVNGPSLGWRRNVLLVEASHSPDSGRTVHHARALESFCSHNGIRLSLMQGISGIVKTMPATTFPTPFTSPLFTGSFPSSPLLYSPDFGPQRVGRIDMVPPLSLDGQSGKAAVSPPKSPSGPRQLSLPVRSLHKKLQNSPQVGIIHLSLQNDSIGSILSWQNDVFVVAEPGELAEKFVQSVKLSLLPVMRRHHRKGASVLANISTVSDLVSFRPYFQIGGIGHRYIGRQTQVMEDDQEIGAYMFRRTVPSMHLTPDDVRWMVGAWRDRIIICTGTCGPNSGLIKALLDSGAKAVICSSTEPPETQITTFHGSGELNIFENGKFEIGDEEAEDEEAEPASPVSDWEDSDLEKSGDHATSFWEEDEEELSQFVCELYDSLFRDGASVDVALQHALGAHRRLRYSCHLPSRQ, from the exons ATGTCTTGGGGATTAGGCTGGAAGCGACCTTCGGAGATCTTCCACCTCGCTCTGAGCTACGGCAATGAAGAACCCGTGGAGAGTCCCGGCCGCGTGTCTTCATCTTCCTCCGCTTCGTCGTCGTCGACGATGGGCCCGGCGTCGCGGTCGTCTTCGGCGTCGTCGATAGTGGCGCAAGATCAGGAGCTAGGGTTTCGGATCGAGTTGGAGTGGTCGGCTGGGGACGACGAGGAGCAGGTGGCTCTCCGGCTTCAGTCGCAGCTCATGGTGGCGCTGCCGATGCCGCAGGACACGGTGGAGGTGGTGTTGAAGGCGGAGGATGAGAATGTGGCTGTGGAGATGACGGTGGTGAAGCGGAGGGAGCCTCTGCGGGTCGTGACGATGACCAAGGTGGCCGGGTCGGGTCAGCAGAGCGACGGTACCGGCGTGTTGACGAGACTTTTGAGGGCCAATCTCCCTCCGCCGATGCCCAACGAAGGCGGCGTCTCCGAATGCGGCGACCATTGGAGGACTGTCACTGTGCTCTCTCTTGGTGCCTGCGGTTTGTCT GCGTTGCCGGTAGAGCTAACACAGTTGCCGCATCTTGAGAAACTGTATCTCGATAACAACAAGCTTACAGTTTTGCCACCAGAGCTTGGTGAGCTGAAAAGCTTAACAGTGCTTAGGGTCGATTCCAACATGCTGGTTTCAGTACCTG TAGAACTGAGACAGTGCGTTGAACTGGAGGAATTATCATTGGAGCACAACAAGCTTGTCCGGCCTCTCCTTGACTTCAG GGCTATGGCTGAGTTACGGGTTTTGAGGCTTTTTGGTAATCCTCTTGAATTCCTTCCCGAAATTTTGCCATTGCACAAACTTCGCCATTTGTCTCTTGCGAATATCAGGATTGTAGCAGATGAAAACTTAAGATCGGTGAATGTGCAAATAGAG ATGGAAAACAATTCTTATTTTGTTGCATCTAGACATAAGCTAAGCGCCTTCTTCTCTCTTATATTCCGTTTTTCTTCTTGTCATCACCCTTTACTAGCGTCGGCACTAGCGAAGATAATGCAAGACCAAGGAAACCGTGTAGTTGTTGGTAAAGATGAGAATGCGGTACGGCAGCTAATTAGTATGATAAACAGTGACAACCGTCATGTG GTTGAACAAGCATGCTCTGCTCTTTCATCTCTTTCTGCAGATGTTTCTGTTGCAATGCAGTTGATGAAAGCTGACATCATGCAACCCATTGAACTAGTGCTGAAATCTTCTGGTCAGGAAGAAGTAATATCTGTATTGCAAGTTGTGGTTAAGTTAGCCTTTGCATCGGACACTGTAGCTCAGAAGATGTTGACCAAGGATGTATTGAAATCATTAAAGATGTTATGTGCACATAAAAATCATGAG GTACAAAGGTTAGCTTTGTTAGCATTCGGAAATTTGGCCTTCTGTTTAGAGAACCGCCGTATTCTGGTTACTTCTGAAAGTTTGCGGGAACTTCTCTTGCGCTTGACGGTTGCACCTGAACCACGTGTGAATAAAGCAGCAGCTCGTGCCTTGGCAATTCTGG GGGAGAATGAAAATCTACGGCGTGCCATAAGAGGGAGACCAGTAGCAAAGCAAGGACTGCGCATACTCTCAATGGATGGAGGTGGCATGAAGGGTCTGGCAACTGTACAAATTCttaaagaaatagagaaaggaACCGGAAAGCGGATACATGAAATGTTCGACCTTATATGTGGAACATCAACAGGTGGCATGCTTGCTGTTGCTCTTGGTATTAAGCTGATGACCTTGGAACAATGTGAAGAAATATACAAAAATCTTG GAAAACTTGTCTTTGCTGAATCTGTGCCAAAGGACAATGAAGCTGCAACTTGGAGAGAAAAGTTGGATCAGCTATATAAAAGCTCATCACAGAGTTTTAGAGTTGTTGTACATGGATCTAAA CATAGTGCAGATCAGTTTCAGAGGTTGTTACAGGAAATGTGTGCTGATGAGGATGGGGATCTTTTGATTGAGTCTGCAGTGAAAAGCATTCCTAAAGTTTTTGTTGTATCAACCTTGGTGAGCGTTATGCCAGCTCAGCCTTTCGTATTTCGCAATTATCAG TACCCTGCTGGAACACCAGAAGTGCCTCTTCCAATGTCAGAAAGTTCTGGAATTTCTGTGCAAGGATCACCTACTATAGGTTCTGAAGTTGGTTATAAGCGCAGTGCTTTTATTGGAAGTTGTAAGCATGAAGTATGGCAAGCTATAAGAGCATCATCTGCTGCACCATATTATCTTGATGATTACTCAGATg ATGTACACCGCTGGCAAGATGGTGCAATAGTGGCAAACAATCCTACAGTTTTTGCCATAAGAGAAGCACAACTTCTTTGGCCTGACACGAGAATTGACTGCTTAGTTTCCATTGGGTGTGGTTCTGTTCCAACAAAG GTGCGAAAAGGTGGTTGGCGTTATCTGGATACGGGCCAAGTGTTGATTGAGAGTGCATGCTCTGTGGATCGAGTGGAGGAAGCTCTAAGTACATTGCTTCCTATGCTCCCAGAAATACAGTATTTTCGATTTAATCCTG TTGATGAGCGTTGTGATATGGAACTGGATGAGACTGATCCAGCTGTCTGGCTGAAGTTGGAAGCTTCTGTCCAGGAATACATCCAAAATAATTCTCATGCCTTCAAGAATGTCTGTGAGCGACTGCTTGTTCCTTAccaaaatgatgagaagtgGTCAGAGAATATAAGAATTCAGCATTACCCCAAGTCAAAGGGGTCAAGTTCAG ATGTGAATGGTCCTTCTCTTGGTTGGAGGCGAAATGTACTGCTTGTTGAAGCTTCACACAGTCCAGATTCAGGCAGAACAGTGCATCATGCTCGTGCACTCGAGTCATTTTGTTCCCATAATGGAATACGGTTATCCCTAATGCAAGGGATTTCAGGGATTGTGAAGACAATGCCAGCAACAACATTCCCAACGCCATTTACATCACCTCTGTTTACTGGAAGCTTCCCATCAAGCCCACTGCTATACAGTCCTGATTTTGGCCCACAGAGGGTTGGTCGAATTGATATGGTCCCTCCTTTAAGCTTAGATGGCCAATCTGGAAAGGCAGCTGTATCACCACCAAAGTCTCCTTCAGGGCCTAGACAGCTTTCTTTACCTGTACGGTCATTACATAAGAAATTACAGAACTCACCACAAGTGGGCATTATACACTTGTCCCTCCAAAATGATTCGATTGGCTCAATATTAAG TTGGCAGAATGATGTATTTGTGGTTGCTGAACCTGGAGAGCTTGCAGAGAAATTTGTACAGAGTGTTAAATTGAGTTTGTTGCCGGTAATGCGAAGACATCACAGAAAGGGGGCATCAGTTCTTGCCAATATTTCAACTGTTTCTGATTTGGTTTCATTTAGACCATATTTCCAAATTGGAGGCATTGGCCATCGTTATATAGGGCGCCAAACCCAA GTCATGGAAGATGACCAAGAAATTGGGGCATATATGTTCCGTAGAACAGTCCCTTCTATGCACTTAACTCCTGATGATGTTCGTTGGATG GTTGGAGCTTGGAGGGATAGAATAATAATTTGCACAGGGACTTGTGGGCCTAACTCAGGTCTGATTAAGGCCCTTCTTGACTCTGGTGCCAAAGCTGTTATATGTTCTTCAACTGAGCCCCCTGAAACACAGATAACAACCTTCCATGGATCAGGGGAGctcaatatttttgaaaatgggAAGTTTGAGATTGGAGATGAAGAGGCAGAAGATGAAGAAGCTGAACCTGCCAGTCCGGTGAGTGATTGGGAAGATAGTGACCTTGAGAAAAGTGGTGACCATGCCACTAGTTTTTGGGAAGAAGATGAGGAGGAAC